Genomic DNA from Leucobacter triazinivorans:
AGTGCACGTCGACCGTCGAGCTCGCGAGTGCCTCCTCGCCGCTGCCCTCCACGATGTCCACGATCTGCAGCTCGGTGGGTGCGGGGCCCTCCGGGAACTCGATCTCCGGCTTCGTCCTCGGTGTTTCACTCATAGGACCATTCTCTCGGATCCCCGGCTCCCGACGCACGCGAGTTCGCTCAGAGGGAACCCGGTCGCACGCATGTCCAGTGCGTACCGTACAAAGATTCGGCGTCGACACGTGAGGGACTCGCACGAATCCCGCCTCCGACACGGGGTCGGATACCCTTGAGCCTGTGAGATTCGCGCACCTGATCCTCTCCCCCGGTTCTGCACCCGAGCTCGTGGTCGTCCACGACGGGCGCTACGCCCCCGTGCACGCCCTCGGCGCCGCGCACACGACGCTGCAGCAGCTCATCGAGGCCGGACCCGAGGAGCTCGACCGCCTGCGCCAGGCCGCCGGGCAGCTCGCCGACGATGCGTGGATCGACATCACGGGCGCGAGCTACGCCCCCGCGATCATCGGCGCACCCATCGTGCTGGCGGTCGGCCTCAACTACGACGAGCACGCCAGCGAGCTCAGCCTCGACAACGACTCGGGGCCCGTGCTCTTCTCGCTTTTCCCCAACTCGCTCGGCGCCCACGAGGGCGAGGTGCCGCTCACCGCGCACCTCAGCGAGGAGGTCGACTACGAGGGCGAGCTGGGTGTGATCATCGGCGCCCCCGCGAAGAACGTGGCGCCGGAGGACGCCCTCGACTACGTCTTCGGGTATACCGCAATCAACGACATCACGGCGCGCAACATCCAGTTCCAGGAACCGCAGTGG
This window encodes:
- a CDS encoding fumarylacetoacetate hydrolase family protein; the protein is MRFAHLILSPGSAPELVVVHDGRYAPVHALGAAHTTLQQLIEAGPEELDRLRQAAGQLADDAWIDITGASYAPAIIGAPIVLAVGLNYDEHASELSLDNDSGPVLFSLFPNSLGAHEGEVPLTAHLSEEVDYEGELGVIIGAPAKNVAPEDALDYVFGYTAINDITARNIQFQEPQWSRCKSFDGFTPIGPVVVTADQIPDPQALHITTDVDGLRVQDSTTEYMIRTVAQLISSISQSLTLLPGTVISTGSPGGAGRSRKPPLYLRPGTEVTVTIEGIGALTSHCTEA